Proteins co-encoded in one Streptomyces roseochromogenus subsp. oscitans DS 12.976 genomic window:
- the ltrA gene encoding group II intron reverse transcriptase/maturase: MDQLKSQAKPFEISKWEVKEAWEEVRANKGAPGVDGQSLDEFEKDLKGNLYKVWNRMSSGSYFPQPVRAVEIPKPHGGGTRILGIPCVADRVAQTVVARHLMRRVEPVFHPDSYGYRPGRSALDAVARCRDRCWKRNWVIDLDVAKFFDSVRWDLLVKAVEAHTDAVWVILYVRRWLQAPMQQPDGSLLVRDRGTPQGSPVSPVLANLFMHYAFDTWLAREYPGVWFERYADDAVIHCVTERQATEVLAALMDRMERVGLRLHPDKTRIVYCRDGKRRNSYEHTAFTFLGYTFRARRSRDKKGESFLSFDPEISKEALKRLSAEVRSWHLHTRADLSFVDLARWVNPRVAGWMQYYGRFRRSGLDPLLTRINAYLVRWIRKKYERLKAKRKAIAKMGEIAKRYPRMFAHWPWTTASAW, from the coding sequence GTGGACCAGTTGAAGTCACAGGCCAAGCCGTTTGAGATTTCAAAGTGGGAAGTCAAGGAGGCGTGGGAGGAAGTCAGGGCGAACAAAGGCGCTCCCGGGGTGGATGGGCAATCTCTGGACGAGTTCGAGAAGGATCTGAAGGGGAACCTCTACAAGGTCTGGAACCGGATGTCGTCGGGGTCTTACTTTCCGCAACCGGTGCGCGCGGTGGAGATTCCTAAGCCGCATGGTGGAGGCACGAGAATCCTCGGGATTCCTTGTGTGGCTGACCGGGTGGCGCAGACTGTGGTGGCCAGGCATCTCATGCGCCGGGTGGAGCCTGTATTCCATCCGGATTCGTATGGATACCGGCCCGGACGGTCGGCGCTGGACGCGGTCGCACGCTGCCGGGACCGCTGCTGGAAGAGGAACTGGGTCATCGACCTCGATGTCGCCAAGTTCTTCGACAGCGTCCGGTGGGACCTCCTGGTCAAGGCGGTGGAAGCCCACACCGACGCCGTATGGGTGATTTTGTATGTGCGGAGGTGGCTTCAAGCGCCGATGCAGCAGCCCGACGGCAGCCTGCTGGTCCGGGACCGCGGGACCCCTCAAGGATCTCCGGTCTCGCCCGTGCTGGCGAACCTGTTCATGCACTACGCGTTCGACACCTGGCTGGCCCGGGAGTACCCCGGCGTCTGGTTCGAGCGTTACGCGGACGACGCGGTGATCCACTGCGTCACCGAGCGGCAGGCCACGGAGGTCCTGGCCGCGCTGATGGACAGGATGGAACGGGTCGGGCTGCGACTGCATCCCGACAAGACCCGGATCGTGTACTGCAGGGATGGCAAGCGCCGAAACTCGTACGAGCACACGGCATTCACCTTCCTTGGATACACCTTCCGCGCCCGCAGGAGCCGGGACAAGAAGGGAGAGAGCTTCCTCTCCTTCGACCCGGAGATCAGTAAAGAGGCCCTGAAGCGGCTCAGTGCGGAGGTCCGTTCCTGGCACCTTCATACTCGGGCCGACCTTTCCTTCGTTGATCTCGCCCGGTGGGTCAACCCACGGGTGGCGGGGTGGATGCAGTACTACGGCCGCTTCCGGCGGTCGGGGCTGGATCCCCTTCTGACGCGCATCAACGCCTACTTGGTGCGATGGATCCGCAAGAAGTACGAGCGGCTCAAGGCGAAGCGGAAGGCCATTGCGAAGATGGGGGAGATCGCCAAGCGGTATCCCCGCATGTTCGCGCACTGGCCTTGGACTACCGCCTCGGCCTGGTGA